Proteins co-encoded in one Aquincola tertiaricarbonis genomic window:
- a CDS encoding ribosomal RNA small subunit methyltransferase I, with protein sequence MTGTLYLVPNTLDFGTGDAQQPPDIENTLPLGALKVAAALPHWVAENAKTTRSFLKRVGQRVPLSRPLQEIGIVELPRPPKGGAAVAAPNLAPLLAPALAGHDLGLISEAGLPAVADPGALLVAAAHAAGVPVRPLSGPTSLLLALSASGLNGQSFAFVGYLPVEAGARIARLRELEAVSRKQQQTQLMIETPYRNGALLAAMLQALSAGTRVSISVGLTLEGGWTRTMTVADWKRQAVSLPDRIPAVFCLLA encoded by the coding sequence ATGACGGGCACCTTGTACCTGGTGCCCAACACGCTGGACTTCGGCACCGGCGATGCCCAGCAGCCGCCCGACATCGAAAACACGCTGCCGCTGGGTGCGCTGAAGGTGGCGGCCGCCCTGCCCCACTGGGTGGCCGAGAACGCCAAGACGACGCGCAGCTTCCTCAAGCGCGTGGGCCAGCGGGTGCCGCTGAGCCGGCCGCTGCAGGAGATCGGCATCGTGGAACTGCCGCGCCCGCCCAAGGGGGGCGCGGCCGTGGCCGCACCCAACCTGGCGCCGCTGCTGGCACCGGCCTTGGCCGGGCATGACCTGGGGTTGATTTCGGAGGCCGGCCTGCCGGCCGTGGCCGACCCCGGCGCCTTGCTCGTGGCGGCGGCGCATGCGGCCGGCGTGCCCGTGCGGCCGCTGTCGGGCCCCACGTCGCTGCTGCTGGCGCTGTCGGCCAGCGGGCTCAATGGCCAGAGCTTCGCGTTCGTCGGCTACCTGCCGGTGGAAGCCGGCGCGCGCATCGCCCGGCTGCGTGAGCTGGAAGCCGTGTCGCGCAAGCAGCAGCAGACGCAGCTGATGATCGAAACGCCTTACCGCAACGGCGCCTTGCTGGCGGCCATGCTGCAGGCGCTGTCGGCCGGCACGCGGGTGTCGATCAGCGTCGGGCTGACACTGGAAGGCGGCTGGACGCGCACGATGACGGTGGCCGACTGGAAGCGGCAGGCGGTGAGCCTGCCGGATCGGATTCCGGCGGTGTTCTGCCTTCTGGCCTGA